In Gossypium arboreum isolate Shixiya-1 chromosome 5, ASM2569848v2, whole genome shotgun sequence, a single genomic region encodes these proteins:
- the LOC108453714 gene encoding transport inhibitor response 1-like protein has translation MSEDDERQQYPPPDLEFASNKARNCNSTGSGSGHPEFQSTYPDQVLENVLENVLHFLTSRRDRNAASLVCKSWYRVEALTRSELFIGNCYAVSPGRATARFTRVKALHLKGKPRFADFNLMPPDWGAHFNPWALAMAKAYPWLEKVHLKRMSVTDDDLATLAELFLGFKELVLVCCDGFGTSGLGIFVNKCRQLKVLDLIESEVSDDETDWISCFPEGESNLESLIFDCVECHINFEALERLVARSPSLKKLKLNRYVSIGQLYRLMVRAPQLTHLGTGSFSPSDIVGQGDQEPDYVAAFAACRSLVCLSGFREIIPDYLPAIYPVCANLTSLNFSYANITAEQLKPIISKCHKLQTFWVLDSICDEGLQAVAATCKDLRELRVFPVDPREDSDGPVSEVGLQAISEGCRKLQSILYFCQRMTNAAVIAMSKNCPDLVVFRLCIMGRHRADPVTGEPMDDGFGAIVMNCKKLTRLAVSGLLTDKAFGYIGRHGKLVRTLSVAFAGDSDMALKYVLEGCPQLQKLEIRDSPFGDAALRSGLHHYYNMRFLWMSSCRLTRHGCQEIARAMPRLVVEVIRSADEEEMDDVVGTLYMYRSLEGPRTDAPKFVTIL, from the exons ATGTCTGAGGACGACGAGAGGCAGCAATATCCGCCGCCGGATCTTGAGTTCGCTTCCAACAAGGCGCGGAACTGTAACTCCACGGGATCTGGCTCGGGTCACCCGGAGTTCCAGTCGACGTACCCGGACCAGGTTCTGGAGAACGTGTTGGAGAACGTGCTCCACTTCCTGACCTCGAGGAGGGACCGGAACGCTGCTTCATTGGTTTGCAAGTCATGGTATCGGGTCGAGGCACTGACTCGATCCGAGCTGTTCATCGGGAACTGCTACGCGGTTTCGCCGGGTCGGGCCACGGCCAGGTTCACCCGGGTGAAGGCTCTTCACCTGAAAGGAAAACCCAGGTTCGCGGACTTTAACCTGATGCCGCCCGATTGGGGAGCGCACTTCAATCCCTGGGCGCTGGCGATGGCCAAGGCTTACCCTTGGCTGGAAAAAGTTCATCTAAAGCGCATGTCCGTCACGGACGATGATCTGGCAACACTTGCCGAGTTGTTTTTAGGGTTTAAGGAACTTGTTCTCGTTTGCTGCGATGGGTTTGGAACTAGTGGCCTTGGTATTTTCGTTAACAAGTGCAG ACAGCTTAAGGTGCTTGATCTGATTGAATCCGAGGTTTCAGATGATGAGACGGATTGGATTTCTTGTTTTCCCGAGGGTGAATCAAATCTCGAGTCCTTGATATTTGATtgtgtggaatgccatataaaTTTCGAGGCGTTGGAAAGGCTGGTGGCTAGGTCTCCTTCACTTAAGAAGCTTAAATTAAATCGTTATGTTTCAATTGGGCAGTTATATCGCCTGATGGTTCGAGCACCACAGCTCACACACCTTGGGACAGGGTCCTTTAGCCCATCGGATATTGTAGGGCAAGGTGATCAGGAACCAGATTATGTAGCCGCTTTTGCTGCCTGCAGATCCTTAGTTTGTCTCTCTGGGTTTAGGGAAATAATTCCAGATTATCTGCCTGCAATATACCCTGTTTGCGCAAATCTGACATCTCTGAATTTCAGCTATGCTAACATTACTGCCGAACAGCTTAAGCCAATTATAAGCAAGTGCCACAAGCTCCAGACTTTCTGG GTTCTTGATTCAATTTGTGATGAAGGACTCCAAGCAGTCGCTGCAACATGCAAGGACTTACGCGAGCTTCGTGTTTTCCCTGTTGATCCTCGGGAGGATAGTGATGGCCCAGTTTCTGAAGTGGGACTCCAAGCTATATCTGAGGGTTGTCGGAAATTGCAATCTATTCTGTACTTTTGCCAGCGGATGACTAATGCAGCCGTCATAGCAATGTCCAAGAACTGTCCAGATCTTGTTGTTTTTCGGCTATGCATAATGGGGCGCCACAGGGCTGATCCTGTGACCGGTGAACCCATGGATGATGGGTTTGGAGCCATAGTTATGAATTGTAAGAAGCTCACTCGCCTTGCCGTATCTGGTTTACTGACAGACAAAGCTTTTGGCTACATTGGTCGACATGGGAAATTGGTACGCACCTTGTCAGTGGCTTTTGCTGGAGATAGTGACATGGCGCTGAAATATGTGCTCGAGGGCTGCCCACAGTTGCAGAAGCTTGAGATTAGAGATAGCCCATTTGGGGATGCAGCTCTGCGTTCTGGTTTGCATCACTACTACAACATGAGGTTCCTTTGGATGTCGTCATGCAGGCTAACGCGCCATGGTTGCCAGGAGATTGCTCGTGCTATGCCTCGCCTGGTAGTTGAAGTGATTAGGTCTGCTGATGAGGAGGAGATGGATGATGTTGTTGGAACATTATACATGTATCGGTCTCTTGAAGGACCAAGAACTGATGCACCAAAATTCGTCACCATCTTGTAG